A window of Methanoregula sp. genomic DNA:
CCGTCTTTTAAAAGAAGGCAGGGAATAATTCTTTTCTGGAGCATGGAATGATCCTCAGTTCCTGATAAAATTTTTTAATAGCTGAATACCTTGCTTATGACTTTTTTCCGGATGAAACTGAACCCCGACGATAGAATCCTTTTGGATTATTGACGGGAAATCATATCCATAATTCGTGACAGCTACAATATCTTCTGGATCATTGCATATGACATGATATGAATGAACAAAGTAAAACCGGGATTCATCATCAATCTGGTTTAAGTAAGGCGATTGTTTTCGGATTGAAATGGTGTTCCATCCCATATGAGGGATATGACAACGTTCGTTATCCTGGAAACTAAATTTTTTTGTTTCCGCATCAAGATACCCCAAACCCTCAACGTTTCCCTCCTCGCTTCGTTGAGTAAATAACTGCATCCCAAGGCAGATACCCAGAATCGGGACCTGTTCTTTAACTACCTGCTTTTTTAAAATATCAATAATCTGAAGATCATGTAACCGTTTCATTCCTGCATCAAAGGAACCTACGCCGGGAATGATTATTTTTTCAGCATTTTCAATATCAGCAATTTCACGAGAAATTTTTACGCTTGCGCCCATCTGATCAATTTTTGCGTAAACTGATCTGACATTTCCTAACCCGTAATCAATGATGACAATCATGAAACCTTATGATAATCGATACAATGATGACTCATACATGGCGAGGTCCTAAGAATGTATAGAGCATCCGGATATAATTTAAATGGTGTGCATAATCAAAATTCTTCCGTAGCGGCGAATTTATGATCGCATCCAGCTCATCCTCATTCAACTCAAGTTTATTCATGATATACCGTCGGTCTTCTTTTTCCTGATCCGATGAATATATTGATTCCTTCATTTTTTGTACAGCTTCTTCTCTCGACATCTGTCCGGAACGAATGAGGGCAGAATAATCCGGAATTCTGGTGTCAATCCCGAATTTTTTGGGTAAATAATAAGCGAACGCCCATCGGGTAAAAATTGATTCAAAATGATGACCCCCATAGTATTGCCATCCAAGTTCCTTCTCAAGTACAGGCATGATTTCTGCATGTGCATAATGCATGTGATATAAGGGTAAAACTACGGTCATGCCGGATATACGGTATTTTATCAAATCGGATACCTTTCGGATTGGATATTTTTTCAAGGGAATTGTTCCCCATTTTTTCTGAATATCCAAAATAAATTTTGTATCGTTATGTAGTGACCATTCCGGTGGTATCGGCCCCTCAGTTCGGAATGACGACCCATTGAAAATATATTTAATATTATTCTTATATGCGTACTCATAGAGCACGGTGACGAATGCATGATCTGAAGGGATATCCACTGAAGGAACGGAAGCCTTTAAAAATGACTTTTGTAAATCTTTGAATTCCTCCCAGTCAACAACAAACGTGAAAAGATCGATATCGAGTTTTCTGCATGAATTTTTAATATTTTCTGCCGCAATTTTTGAATTCATATTATTATCATAATGGACAGCAAGAGGATTGAGCCCCCATTTTCTCATCAGGTACAGGCAGTAAGAGCTGTCCCTTCCACCGCTAACGCCGATAATTGAATCATATTCATTATTTTTTCCCCGGCTTTTGATTTTTTCAATTAATCTGGAAAAATTAACATTATTCGCTTCAGTAAGGGCATATTTTTTATCAACTTTTTCATATTTATGGCAGAGGCTGCAGATACCGTTCGAATCAAATGTAATGCCAGGGAAGCCGGAATCCTGAATACATTTTGAACAAATCTTTTGCATGTATTAAGTATCTTGGAGCGGACTAAAAATAATTTGTATGGATTATTCCTCCCCATATAATCAGGGTTTTTTACTATACGCGACATCATAATTTTCTTTATAGATAACATTTGAGCCGGGGATATTCTGGTTAACGTCGCCGCCCCGGATAAACCGGTCTTCGCCCGGCACGGGTTTGCCGGGGCCTCTTCACTTCTGTCAGATCCCCGCAATCATCTGAACAACCTGCTGTGCCATAACCGGATCCATGACCCTGACCAGCACCAGCCCGGCGATTGCCGCAAACAATGTCCAGAAGATTTTCCTTACCTGCTCATTCTTCCCGAAAGTCTCGAGGATCGTTCCGGTATCCGCTCTCATCCCCAGCCGGATGAACCGGGGCAGGAAGACAAAGAGCAGCAGGAAGAGTAAGGCAGCACCGATGACTGCGAGAGTGGGCTCTGTCCTCGCTGCAAGGAAAAGTCCCGACGGGACACTGAAGACGAGCGCCAACACGGTCGCAGACGTCACCTCACCGAACCAGAAGTAATGTTTCTTCTCCGAGCAGGTTGCCCGTTCTTCTTCATCCAGCACCGACAGGTCAAAGATGCCTGCCGTATGCATTATGCCGTACCAGACCGCATGCGTCTCATCCGGGTCTGCGACAATCCCAAGGAAGAGGATCGCAACCGGTACCGTGAGGAGAATGAGCGGCAGGTGCGCCAGGAGAAAAATAATGGCGAGCAGGACCCCGGTCCCGCTGATGGCGACCCGGGTCTGCTGCACATTTTCAAACATCGTCCCCGTCCGCGGCGATGGTGATCTCGAAGAGCGGGCTTGTGCAGCCACCATTGGCCGGGCTGAAGTCCCGCACCTTTCCCATCCGGCTGATCTTCCTTCTCGCGGTGCGGATACGGACGGTGTGGATGCCCGGTGCCCGGGGGTAGACACGGCGGCCATCGGTATCCCGCATCTCCCGGTAGGGTGGGATGTCAAACCAGTCCGGCCAGAAGCGGACCCCCCGGGGGATATCGGTTCCTCTCATGAGATCCTGGAGGCGTATTGGCGCCATGTTGTCGTAGATTACGTCGATAATAAGGTTCTCATCGCCCGCCTCCGGGTGGAGCTCCATCTCGTAGAAGAGCGGGTTTCTCCGGACTTCGTCAAGGGTGAGCGGCGTATCGAGTGTCAGCGGTTCAAGACCGCTCCAGGTTCCCCGGTAGAGGCCGGTCACTGTGGCGACAGGCATTGGTTCAGCTTCCATGATGCATCTCCTTGTAATGTTCGTGTTCCGTGCGGAGTTTTTTGAACTCCTCGACAATCTCATCATACCTGCCGATCCGCTGGTAGATGACAAACAGCAGGGGATAGACCGGGAGCACTGCTCCCAGGATGACCCCCAGAATTTCCGTTTCCATAAGTAAACCTCCTTTGAAAAATTGCGGCGACGGGAGGAGGAGACGATCTTCTCTCCCCTTCTCCCCGTGCCAGCCCGGCGGGCCGTAAGTGAACAGGTTTGTCCGTCTTTGCCGGCCGGGGTTTATAGCCCGGGAGAGCCTGATGGATTTACCAAAGTGAGGACCCGTGATCCTCCAGGTAAAACCTGCATGCCCTCCCTCCGGCCATTCCCCGTTGGTTACCCGGTTCACCCGGTACCCGCGTCCTTCTCCCGTCTCACCGTATGGTTCATTCCTCAGGCAAGCGCCGGCACCGTGTCGGCCCAGGTCTCGACCTTCGTCCGGATGCTGTCATCCGAGTAGGACGTGAGGCTCACGCTGTCCCGGGCGAACGTGACCATGTATAGTTCCCCGTTGGGGTCCCGGCACCGGAGGGTGGCGGAGTACGTCTCGCTGTCGGTGTCCCGGTACGGGGTACCCCCGTGCGCTGTTGTGAGGGCTGCATTCGAAAGGATTGCGGTTGCGCCGGCATTGAAGCCTGCGATGGAGTTGTACCGGCCGGAATCATTGCCGACCGTGTTGGCCTCGTTGTCCTGGTACACGACTTTTGCAACGTAGTGTTCTTTTGTCTTCTCCACGCCCGGGTGGTTCACGCCCACGGTCGTGTAGTCCACGCAGCCAAACGGATTGTCTGTCAGGACTGACTGTACGAGCGTGTTGAATGCAGCGACATCCACAATCGGGTTTGCCAGCTGGCGGGTTGCAGTCTTTACGATTGTTTTTTGTACGAAATCTGCCATGTTTTTTTTATCTCCTTCTTTTTGGTTTTTTTGAAAGGTTTTGGATCCGCTCCGCGGATCCGTCTGGTTTTTCCGGGAATGCCTGCGCAGACAATCCCGAAGGAGGAGTTTTCTCTCCTTCGTCGCCGTGGCCCTTTGACATATCACTATTGGATGCAGGGAGAGATGGGTCTGGCTGAATAAATTTTCAGACGGCAAAACGGGGGATTTTGCTTGAGTTTTAAGCGAATCCGGGTCAGTATATTTGCCGGATGATTTCGCAAAAATGGGAATGGGAAATCTTTGTCTGCCGCCTTATCGTAACACCGGCGATTTCTAAAAAAAAAGATCTTTTATTGCCTGTTTATTTCGGGTTTTAGTGTGTGCCCCCCCTGAACCATGATCGCCCTTCGTTTTCGCCTCCCAAATACTGCTAATTATTGCCTCTGTTTCTCCGACGTAAAAACACAGGATTTGAAATAATTATTACCGCATTTTCCCGAATTATTACCTCAGAACCGGAAGAAAAGGGGAAATCGGGGCAATTTACGGGCGTATTTTGGAGGTACTCGCGTGATGTCTGAAAAAGGGGTTTGTTCCAACAAAAGCATTTTTTATATCCAGCCATTCTGGTTGTAAAAGGTGACCCCTCCTGAACCATGATCCCTTCCGGTTTCCGCCTTCCAAATGCTGCTAATTATTACCTCTTCTCTCCGACGTAAAAACATTTGATTTTATCGAATTATTACCGCATTTTCCCGAATTATTACCTCAGAACCGAAAGAAAATGGGAAATCGGGGCAATTTACGGGCGTATTTTGGAGGTACTCCAAAAACAAGGATCCTACCCCCCGGAGGGATGGTCCCTCCTCCGGGGGAACTTTTAGATTTGCATCCAAAGGAAGATCCCGTCCCTGCCCGGTGAAAAAAAGTGATCGTTTCCTGCACCACAGCAGCCTACACGCTTGCAGCGTTTTTCCCTGCAAGCGGCTGACCATCACGCCCCAGCTCGATCAGACATTCCGCAATAAGACGGAAGAACCGCCACGTGCCATGCCGTGAGCGGAGCCAGAGTTCGCGAGAGATGGATTCGTGCTTCGTGATCCGGCGGAGCCGATCCAAGGAGTCTTTGAATTCCCCTGCCAGTTCTGCTACCGGCGCATGGATATGTGCACAATACGAGACACGTACAAATACTACCGGCAGGACAGAGACGATCGCAAAATCATACAGTTTTTCCGGACCTCGCCCGGCAACCTGGATGGCACCCCGCTGGCGTGCAATAGGGATTGCTTCAGCCAGTGCCCGGTGCGATGGCGGTCCCCGGCTCATGCCGTTCTCCGTAAATCCGGCTCACCGGTACTGAGCCGGTGTTCCGTAATGGGATCCCCGGAATTTGCAGGTCTCGCAACCCGTACCGGTGCAAGCTCTTTTGGCAGGGATTTTGTCCGGACTGATATGTTGTAATGATGCCAGTGTGTTCGTTTTACGCTGATGCGATACACAGAATCACCGATCCGGCAGATCTGCCGGGTGATCACATGGGGCAGGAGATAGAGCGGGATCTCTCCTTCAGTTACGGATTTGCTCTTTGGCATCCTGTACCTGCCTCCTCCTCCCGGGCGTTTTGCCACCGGTTCTCCTGATTGCTATCATCTTCTTCGTCCGGTTTTACGGTTTTTTTCCTGCGGGACAGACTGATGCCCGTTCCGAGAATCTCCGTCTTCCGGAGTACATCCTGGTCAGGATTATATGGCCGTTCTCCTTCGATAACCAGGACGGTATCCTGCCGGATACCGCCGATTCTGTGAGGTTTTTTGTGTGTGGATTGTATGCTACCAACTCCGTTTTGCCAACCCGGGCACGGGAAAATTTCATGAAGAATGTGCAATTTTCCAATACCCGCGGATGGACATAGGTTCAGCCAGGTTCGTCTCCTGAGTGAACCTTACTTTTTTTCGGGACAACCCCCGGCTGTCCACGATTTGGCGTTTCAAAATGGGAGATATAACGGTTCTAACGCAATCCTCTACAGAACAGGGTTAAAACAGGACAGGGGCAGGTGATTTGTTCTATTTTCGTAAATATGTGGCAAATCAATGACTGGCATTCCGGAAAATTAACGGATTCCGCTCAAAAAAATTCCCGTCCAGATCCCTGCAAGAACGAGCGCGATCAAAAGGGTTCCTGCAGTTTTCTTTGCGGCAAAAAAGCCCTCAAGACCGCCGGTCAGGCTCAATGATGCAACGTAAATAACCGAATAGATCAGGTAATCAATACCGGGAGGGGTGTTACCGGAGACGATCCTTGAAACACCCGTTGTCAGGAGGAACGGCACTACTCCGATAAGTATTGCGCCGGTTTCGTTACGTGAAAACCATCCGTACACTATAGGGGCAATGATCGTGAGAAGGAGTGCAATAATCGATACAATACCCCATGCACCGGTGCCAGCGGTCAACCCCGGGCTACCGGATACGAATACCGGGATCAGCCAGAGAACGACGATCGCAGCGGACAGCAATAAGACTGAAAAAAAATTGGAGGGTTTTTGAGGGTTTGAGATCTCTGGAGACATGACTGGAATTCCCGCGCTGCTTTTTTTTAAGGGATTGATGTATTGGATTGGTTCGGTATCTCAGCAGTATTCCTGGTTTCATGAATACATCCCGAAATAGTACAGGTCACATCCTGTTCTGCGGTGACATTTGTTTCATAAAACATGCTGAAGGTCCCTGCCGGGATGAAATGGATGTTTGAGACAGATCTCCCGTGTGTTCCCGGTAAAAATAAAAGTGCGATTATCAGGATGACGATGATTACGCCAATCGTCCCGAGTGCCCAATACCATTTCTTCATTTTGTTCAATTCTCCCTAAGGTTACTGCCAGATTTGGATATTCTTAAACATACACGAACCGGATGAGGTGTGAAAAAATCACCGGGATTTGGTCCATTGTTCAACTGAGGGAAGAATCAGGATTGTGATGATTATAACGACAGCAGCAATCATTCCCAGAAGAAACTGCAGGGTCATGAATGCGTACAATACAACAGCGATACAAATAATAATAAAAAGGATCCGGTATGTTTTCTCCATATTTCCTCGGGATCTTCACCAGGCATTTCCGGTTATGTTCACTTTGCCAAGCCACAGAAGGATCAAAATAAATCCTGTCGTAAACAGTGCAACAAAAGCAGCCCTGTCTTTCGCTTTTTCATGGAATGTGAGAATACCATAGAATGTAACTATGCAGAAGGCACCGGCAAGAAGGAGAATAGAACTGGGGATATGGAAAACCGCCGGGATCCAGAAGAACACTACCGGTAAGACTGATGCGTAAATTACCGATTTCATTGTTCTTTCAAAACCCTTGTGTTCACCGGTAAATAAGACAAAAAAGTGCTCGATAAGACTGATAATAAGCATAAAGAATAGCCCATTAACGACAAACAGGAACAGTATCGTCAGGATCATGACTGGTATTCCTGCCGGGTTCAGGGAATCTCCCTTGCCGGTGACGATCTCCCCGATGACCATTGAAAAAAACATCAGGATCGATCCGACAACAGCCACAACGATAAAAAAAAGAACATCGTCTTTTATCGGCCGGTCCCTGATTTCTTCCAGATATCCGGAAGGACTGATGATTATTTCCCTGATTTTTCTTAATGTGACCACGTAATTCTCTCCTGAAAAAAATTATTATGGGATTCCAAAACAACCAAAGCCGGTTGCAACCCAATCCGAGGTTACGGAATTTCCATTTGTGGATCCGTATATGTTACAACTTATCCACGCATTTACCGAATGTTTCGGCGGCATGGCCGTGTATACAGACCAGATTACGGATGAATCGATGTATCCCGTGATACCGGTAATACGGGTTGAATGAGTGAACTGGCACTGATCAAACCCGAGAGCCTGGTAGGTGTTGGAATTA
This region includes:
- the hisH gene encoding imidazole glycerol phosphate synthase subunit HisH: MIVIIDYGLGNVRSVYAKIDQMGASVKISREIADIENAEKIIIPGVGSFDAGMKRLHDLQIIDILKKQVVKEQVPILGICLGMQLFTQRSEEGNVEGLGYLDAETKKFSFQDNERCHIPHMGWNTISIRKQSPYLNQIDDESRFYFVHSYHVICNDPEDIVAVTNYGYDFPSIIQKDSIVGVQFHPEKSHKQGIQLLKNFIRN
- a CDS encoding N-acetyl sugar amidotransferase: MQKICSKCIQDSGFPGITFDSNGICSLCHKYEKVDKKYALTEANNVNFSRLIEKIKSRGKNNEYDSIIGVSGGRDSSYCLYLMRKWGLNPLAVHYDNNMNSKIAAENIKNSCRKLDIDLFTFVVDWEEFKDLQKSFLKASVPSVDIPSDHAFVTVLYEYAYKNNIKYIFNGSSFRTEGPIPPEWSLHNDTKFILDIQKKWGTIPLKKYPIRKVSDLIKYRISGMTVVLPLYHMHYAHAEIMPVLEKELGWQYYGGHHFESIFTRWAFAYYLPKKFGIDTRIPDYSALIRSGQMSREEAVQKMKESIYSSDQEKEDRRYIMNKLELNEDELDAIINSPLRKNFDYAHHLNYIRMLYTFLGPRHV
- a CDS encoding YIP1 family protein, whose product is MVTLRKIREIIISPSGYLEEIRDRPIKDDVLFFIVVAVVGSILMFFSMVIGEIVTGKGDSLNPAGIPVMILTILFLFVVNGLFFMLIISLIEHFFVLFTGEHKGFERTMKSVIYASVLPVVFFWIPAVFHIPSSILLLAGAFCIVTFYGILTFHEKAKDRAAFVALFTTGFILILLWLGKVNITGNAW